CAGCGATTCCTCGTTCATGGCCGGCGTGTAGAACTGGAAGTTGTTGCGGCCTAGTTTCTTGGCGCGGTACATGGCGATGTCCGCATGCTCGATCAGGTTCTCGGCCGGCGTGCCGTCGCTCGGGAAGGCGGCCACGCCGATGCTGCAGGTGACGAAGAATTCCTTGGTGCCCAGCATGACGGGCTGCGCCACCGAATCCATGACGCGCTGCACGATGTCGGGCGTGAGCGGCTGGTCGGAGTGCTCGGACAGGATGACGACGAATTCGTCGCCGGACAGGCGCGCCACCGTGTCCGTGTCGCGCAGCGACGAGCGCAGGCGCGCCGCGACCGTCATCAGGAGGACGTCGCCGGCCTTGTGGCCCATGCTGTCGTTGACGAACTTGAAGCGGTCCAGGTCGATCAGCATCACCCAGACCTGGTGGCCGCTGCGCGTGGCATAGGCGACGGCCTGGCCCAGGCGGTCCTGCAGCAGCGAGCGGTTGGGCAGGCCCGTCAGCACGTCGTGCTGCGCCACGTGGTGCACGCGCTGCTCGGTGACCTTGCGCGCCGTGATGTCGCTGCCCGTGCCGCGGTAGCCGGTGAAGCGGCCCGTCTCGTCGAAGATCGGCTGGCCGTTGATGCAGAACCAGCGTTCTTCGCCGTTGTCGTCGACGACGCGGTATTCGAGGTTGCGGAACGGTTCGTGGGCTTCCAGCGTCGCGATGTGATCGCGGCCGAGTTCGGTGTCGGTCAGCGCGGGCACGTAATCCCAGCGGCGGCGGCCGAGCACGCGTTCGGTGGCGATGCCGGATTTTTCCGTGAAGTCGCCGGTGACGTGCGTGAAGCGGAACTGCTCGTCCTGCTCCCAGTACCAGTCGGACGACATGGCGACCAGCTGGCGGAAGCGCTGCTCGCTTTCCTGCAGGGCTTTTTCCGTGCGCTTGCGTGCGAGGACGTCGTCGATCAGGCGCTGGTTGGTCAGCTTGAGGTCGGCCGTCCGTTCGCGCACCAGTTCCTGCACCTTGCGCGTGCGCTGGCCGGCGGCCTGCACGAAGGCGCAAAACAGCAGCGTCGACAGCACGCCGCCGGCCAGCAGCAGCGTCGAGGCGAGGTGGTCGGCCAGCCATGGGCTCGGCGCGGCGATGGCTTCCACGGTCCATGACTGGCCGCCGACCGTGAAGGTGTTGACGGCGCGGCCCGTGAAGCCGGCCGACAGCAGGGCGAACGGCGGCTCGGACGGTGCCGCGTCGCTGCTGGCGTAGACGAGGCGGGCCGGATCGGCGCGGCCGCCGCCGTAGAACCTGAGGTGGATGCCGTGGTCGTCCAGCAGGCCGGCGCGGGCCAGCGTCGCCTTGACGAGGGTCGGGATCGAGATCACGGCCGCGGTGTCGCCGAGCAGGCGGCCGCCCTGGGCGTACACGGGCATCAGCACTTCGAAGCTGGGGGCGCTGGGCGCCTGGGCCAGTTGCAGCAGGCCGGTGACGGCGGCGCGGCCGCTGGCCTGGGCGCGCGCGAGGGCGTCCATGATCTGGCGGTTCTGGCCGACGTCCAGGCCGAACGCCGCCTCGTTGCCCTGCATCGGCTCGAGGTAATCGACGACATAGTAGCGGGCACGCTCCGCCACCGGCACCCGCCCGGCGCCGCGCATTTCGCGCAGCACGAGGTCGGGCTGGAACTGGCGCAGGTCCGCTTCGAACGCGGCCCGGTCGGCGCCCTGCACGACGCGGTGGAAATTGAAGGCGCGGATGTACGGGTTGCGCTGCAGCAGCGGTGTCGTGAAATCGTGGAACTGCGCGCGCGTGACCGGCTGGACGGTGGTGAACAGCTGGTTGGTGACGTTCAGGACTTCGACGGCATCGTCCATGCCCTGGCGCAGCGCGGCGACGCGCACCCCCGTGCCCTGTTCGAAGACCAGCGACTTGTTGTCGTATTCGAGCCGGCTGACGGCCACCGCCAGCACCGCGGTTGCGACCAGGCCACCCCCCAGTGTGAGAGCGGCTGCGAGCGTGAGCGAAAACGGCAGTCGGCGACGCGACATCCAGGGATCCCTATGCATGTAAGGTGATTGCTTGCCCAAAGGCATGAATTGAGGCGCCAGTTTGTCACAGAAACTCTAGTTTCCGCAAACAAATTGTCACATGCGGTGGCTTACCGGCCGAAGGTGTGGCGGCGTCAAAACAGATCGCGATGCGATCCAGGCAAGGATGAATCTTATGGCTAGCCGGTTCAATAATCCGAGGCCCAGGCCGCGCCGGCGCGCGAAACGCGCCACGCGTCGCGCCACGGCCGCGTCGGGGGTGTGCAAGGCATACACGATGCGGTTATTGCCCGCGACCTCGTCGAACCAGCAGGCCTGCCCTTCGAACACGGTGTGCAGCGCATCCATCACGTCCGGGTAGCGCGGGTCGTACGTGAACACATTGGCCACGAGGACGCCACCGGGCCGCAGCGCGCGGCGGCAATCGGCATAGAACGGCGCATCGGCCAGGCGCGGGGGCAGGCCGCGCGCGTCGAAACCGTCGACGAGCAGCACGTCGGCCGTGCCGGGGTGGGCCGCGAGCCAGGCGGCCGCGTCGGCGTGGACGACGGCAAAACGCGCGCTGTCGGGCGGTATGTGGAAGGCGGCGCGCAGCGCGATCACGTCGGCGCGCACTTCGAGGACGGTGATGCGCGCGTCGGGGAAGTGGCGGTGGCAAAACTTGGCCAGCGAGCCGCCGCCCAACCCGACCATCACGATGTGCCGGGGCCGCGGCGCGAACAGCATGAAACCCATCATCGCGCGCTGGTAGGCCAGCACGAGGGCATCCGGGCGCGCCAGCAGCATCTCGCTCTGGATGTCGCCGGGCGAGAATTCCAGCGTGCGCCGGCCGCGGCGCGTACGCACGAGCGGCGGTGCGGTTGTATACGGATGAGACGGGTCGTCGGGGGGCTGCATCGTGCCAGTATAGATGAAATCGATATCGGCCCCGTATCTCCATGGCGTAACTTGTTGCGTACGATGGGTTTCTGATAAGCTGGCCGTTGCAGCCCAAGCGGAGACCTCATGTTTCTGGATCACCCGACCATTACCGCCACCAACAGCCAGACCGAACCGGACCGCATCGAGCGCCTGGACCGCGTCTACGGCTACGCGATGGCGCTGGCGGACATGGACGGGAACCTTGCGTTTGTCGAGAAACTGACCCAGATCCACGACCACAAGGGCACCCTGATCGTGTTCTGGCACGAGCCGCCCACGGAAGCCGAGCGCGATTACTGGACGCGCGCCTGGTCCAGCCGGGTCGGCGACGGCACGACCGCGGTCGTGCACGAATTCTGAGGCGCCGATGGATTCCACGACGATGGTCCTCGCGCTGGCACTCAGCAATCTCGCCCTGTGCGCCACCCTGTTTTTCTTCGAACAATCCGGACACCGGCGGCCCGCGCTGCCCACCTGGGGCTGGTCGCGCCTGTACCAGGCCGCCGGCTGGCTGCTGCTGGCGATCGGCGCCGCGGGCGTCGTCCCGGAAGGCCTCGCGCTGCCCATCGCCTATGCCCTCGTGTTCGTCGGCGTCGCGTGGGAGTCGGGCGCGGCGTGGGAACGCGCCGGCCGCCTGCGCTGGCGCCGCGTCACGCTCCCGGCGCTGGCGCTGGCCGTCGCCGCCTTCCTGCTGTGCTGGCTGGTCGACCCGATCGGCCTGCGCGCCGTCGCCGCCTCGCTGATCCTGGGCGCCTTTTATTTGTCGGTGGCGGCCGCGCTGGGGCGCGACTGGGCGCAGGCCTCGATGCTGCAGCGTTTCCTGGCGCTGGCGACGAGCCTGCTTGCCGTCGTCGTCGGCGCGCGCGGCGCCCTCGTGCTGCTGGCGCCGGCCGGCTGGGGCTGGATGACGAACGACATGTTGCGCCAGTTCCATTCGGGCGCGCTGTATCTGCTGGCGCTGCTGGGCGGCTTCGGCTGGTTGCTGCTGGGCCGCGAGCGCGAACAGGCCGAGCTGGCGCGCCTGGAAGTCAATGATCCGCTGACGGACGTGCCGAACCGGCGCGGCTTCTTCCAGGCCCTGGCCCCGTGGATGGCGCTGGCGCGCCGGCCGGGCCAGCCGACGGCCCTCGTCGTGTTCGACCTCGACCAGTTCAAGCGCATCAACGACGGCTATGGCCACCCGGCCGGCGACGTCGTGATCGCCCACCTGCTCGAGACGTGCAAGCGGCAGCTGCGCGACAGCGACCTGCTGGGCCGCCTGGTGGGCGTCGAATTCGCGATCCTGCTGCCGAGGACGAGCCTGGACGATGCATTGATGGTCGCCGAGCGCATGCGCGCGGCGATCGAAAGCGAGCGCGTCAAGACCGAACGCGCGATGATTTCCCTGACGGCCAGCTTCGGCGTCACGACGATCCGCCCGGACGACAGCACCGTCACCTTGCTGGCCCGCGCCGACGAGGCGTTGCGTGTGGCCAAGAAGGCGGGGCGCAACCGGGTCGAAGTGGCGGCGTCCGCGTTGGCGCCGGTCGAGGAATGAAGAGCTTCTCTGCGGCGGGGTGCGCACACATGGCCGTGTCCGCCATGGCACCGCGGTCCCGCATGCCTTATGATGATACGATCAACGACGCTCTTGTCATCGATCCGTCATCCAGCCCCGCTATCGTGGCGCCGTTTTCGACTTCGGAGTCTGCATGAGCACCACATCTCCCATCCACGCCGCACTCGTCCTCGGATCGGACAGCTTCCGCCTGCTGGTGGGCGCTGTCGAGGACGGCATCCTGCGTCCCCTCGACAGTTTCCACGCCCCGCTGCGCCTGGCCGCGGCGCTGGACGCGCAGGGCTGCCTGAGCCCGGAGGCGATGCACGCCGCGTTCGATTGCCTGCGCGCCATCCGCGACCGGCTGAACGACCACGCGCTGGCCGCGGTGCGCGTCGTCGCCACGTCCACCTTGCGCATGGCCCGCAACAGCCATCTGTTCCTGCCCGCCGCGCAGCAACTGCTCGGCCACCCCGTCCAGGTGCTGTCCGGCGAGGAAGAGGCGATCCTGACCTACCTCGGCGTGGCCGACGGCACGGCCGCCGACGGCGAAGCGCGCATGCTGGTGCTGGGCATCGGCGGCGGCTCGACCCAGCTGGCGCTGGGCAGCGGGCGCCGCGTGCAGAAGGTCGCGTCGCTGGGCCTGGGCACGTCGCGCCTGGCGCTGACGTTCTTCGGCGGCGGCCGCATCGACGCCGTGTCGTTCGCGGCCGCGATCGCGTCCACGCGCGCCAAGCTGGGCGACGAAGCCCCGGCCTTCGGACCGGGACGGCGCGACCGCGCGTGCGGCGCGTCCGGCACCATCCACACGCTGGCGCGGCTGCTGGTCGACAACGACCTGGGCGGCCCGATCACCCGCGCCCGCCTCGAGGCGCTGGCAGCGCGCGCGCTGACCCAGGGCGGCGGCGGGGCGCCGTTGGCCGGTCTCGGGACGCTGCGCCTGCGCGACGTGACGGCCGCGCTGGCGATCCTGCTGGGTCTCATGGAGGAGCTGGAGATCGACGAGCTGGAAGTGCCGAAGACCGGCCTGCGCGCCGGCGTGCTGGCCGAGTTGCGCCACGGCCGCGCGGCCCTCGCGGCCTGACGGCAGGCGTGACGGTTTTTGGCAAGGTCTGGCATACTGTTGTCTGTTTTTAATCATTTTTGCCGCCGTCGCCATACCGTCCCATGCCGCGTTTCCTTCGCTATGGATTGATCGCCTGTTGTCTCGGCGCCGGCGCGCCATCGTTCGCGGCGGGCCAAGCCACCGTCCCCCTGTGCTTCGAACGCCAGGAGGTGCTGCCGTGGCGCACGCTGGACGGCGGCGGGCTGAATTTCGAACTGCTGGGTGAGGTCGGACGGCGGCTCGGGCTCGTGTTCGACTACCAGAGCATGCCCTGGAAGCGCTGTCTCGCACAGGTCAAGGCGAACCAGGTCAGCGGCGCGTTCGCCGTCAGCTTCAGCCGCGAGCGGCTCGCGCTGGGGGGCTACCCCGGTACCCACGGCGACCAGGGCCAGGCCGATCCCGACAAGCGCATGCACGTCGACAGTTACGTGCTCATGCGGCGCAAGGGCACGCGCGTCGACTGGGACGGCAAGCGCTTCGCCAACGTCGACGGCCGCATCGGCTTCCAGCTCGGCTATTCCGTCGGCGACTTCCTGCGCGCGCAGAACGTGCCCGTGGACGAGGGCAGCCAGCAGGCCGACGAACTGGTGCAGAAACTGCTGGCCGGCCGCGTCGTGGCGGCGGCCGTCGGCGGCGGCGACGCCGTGCGGCTGATGCGCACCGCCTATGCGAAAGACATCGAAGTGCTGCCCGTGGCGCTGATCGAAAAGCCGTACTACCTGTTGCTGTCGCACGCGTTCGTCGCGCAGCATCCGGACCTGGCGGAACGCATCTGGAAGACGATCGAGGAGGTGCGCACGAGCCCAGCCTACCGCAAGCGCGAGCGCGAACTGGCCGGCCAGCAGGGAGGCTCCCATTAATCCTCCGCCGCCCGCCGGCACCCGGCGCGCGCGCGCGCGGCTGCGTGACCGTGTGCGCGGGCTCGCCGACAGCTGGCGCCAGAACATCGTGTTCCGCCTCGGCGCGGGCATCGTACTGGCGGTGGCGCTGTCGACGACGGCGTACACCACGTGGGTGATGCATGCGCTGCGCCGCGAAGCCGGCGCGCGCCTGTCGGAACGGGTCGAGCGCCAGGCCACGGTGTTGTCGCACGCGCTGGCGCGTCCGCTGTTCGACATCAACGGCGCCGCCGTGGCCTCGGTCGTCGATGCGCTCGGCGGCACGCCGGAAGTGATCACCTTGCACGTGCTGGCGCCGAACGGCACGGTGCTCGCGGCGCTCGGCTCCGGCGCGCGCGAGGAGGGCGCCGAACGCATCCGGCAGAAAGTCGTGTACCACGACGGCAGCCGCGACTACCTTGTCGGCTCGATCGACCTGGCGATCTCGCGCCGCCAGATCGACGACGACCTGCGCCGCCAGATCATCCAGACCGTGGCGGGCAACCTGATCCTGACCCTCACCATCACCTTGTGCGTGCTGCTGATCGGGCGCCGCATGACGCAGCCGTTCGCCGACATCCAGGAAGCGCTGGAAAAGCTGGCGCGCGGCGAGACCGACATTCACTTGTCCGGCATCGGCCGGCGCGACCAGATCGGCCGCCTGTCGTCCGCCGTGCGCAGCTTCCGCGACACCTTGAACCGGCTGCGCCGTGCCGAGCAGGTGACGAACGGCCTGCTGCGCGAAAAGAGCGTGATCGAACAGCAGTTGCGCGACCTGAACGAAGACCTCGAACAAAAGATCGCCGCGCGCACGCGCGAGCTGGTCGACTCCATGCGCATGGCGCAGGGCAGCCAGGCCAAGCTGCAGGCCATCGTCGACACGGCGCTGGACGCCGTGGTGCGCATGGACCGCCAGGGCCGCATCGTCGGCTGGAATGCGCAGGCGGAAAAAATCTTCGGCTGGAAGGGCGAGGAGGTGCTGGGCCGCGACCTCGACGCCTGCATCGTCCCGGAACGGCACCGCGCCGCGCACCGCAACGGCCTCGCGCGCTACGAACGCAGCGGCGTGGGCGGCGTGCTGGACAGCCGCATCGAGACGTATGCGCTGCGCCGCGACGGCGTCGAGTTCCCGATCGAGCTGGCCATCACGCGCGTGCAGCTGGCCACGAGCGACGACTACGAATTCTGCTCGTTCATCCGCGACATCTCGGAACGCCGCGAGCGCGAGCAGTCGCTCGTCGCGGCCAACGTGCGCGCGGAGGCGGCGAACGTCGCCAAGTCCGAATTCCTGGCCAACATGAGCCACGAGATCCGCACGCCGATGAGCGCGATCATCGGCATGGCCTATCTCACGCTGCGGACCGATCTCTCGCCCAAGCAGCAGGACTACGTCGGCAAGATCCACCGCGCCGCGCTGTCGCTGCTGGGGATCATCAACGACATCCTCGACTTTTCCAAGATCGAGGCGGGCAAGCTGGACGTCGAGCACATCCCGTTCTGCCTGGACGACGTGCTCGCGAACGTGGCCAGCGTCACGAGTCAGAAGGCGGCCGACAAGCACCTCGAATACCTGTTCCACGTGCCGCACGCGATCCCGCGCATGCTCGTGGGCGACCCGCTGCGCCTGGGGCAGGTCCTCATCAACCTCGTCAACAACGCGGTCAAATTCACGCCGGCCGGCGAGCTGGAACTGTCGTGCACGCGCATCGAGAGTCCGTCCCGGGACCGCTTCCGCGACGATTACGTGACCCTGCGCTTCGCCGTGCGCGACACGGGCATCGGCATGAGCGAGCAGCAGCAGGGCAAGCTGTTCCGCGCGTTCAGCCAGGCCAACGGCAGCACGACGCGCGAATACGGCGGCACGGGCCTGGGCCTGTCGATCTCGCAGCAGCTGCTGGGCCTGATGGGCGGGCGCATCGTCGTCGCCAGTCACCCGGGCAAGGGTTCTACGTTCCACTTCGACCTCGAATTCCCCCTGTCCGGCGAGCCGGAACGCGTGGCCGTGGCGCCGCCGGAACTCGATGGCGCGCGCCTGCTGCTGGTCGACGACAGCGACGTGGCGCGCGAGATCATGAGCGAGGCGCTGCAGGCGCTGCCGCTGCGCGTCGACGTGGCGTCCAGCGGCGCCGAGGCGGAAAGCGCGTTGCTCGCGGCCGACGCGGCGGGCGACCCGTACAGCGTCGTGCTGACGGACTGGCAGATGCCGGGCATGAACGGCATCGAACTGGCGCGCCGCATCGCGGGCAATCCCGTGCTGCGCCGGCCGCCGTCGACCGTGCTCGTGACGGCGTTCGGCCGCGAGGAAGTGCAGCAAGAGGCGGAAGGCGCGGGCATCCGCGGCTTCCTGTGCAAGCCGATCGGCCAGTCGGCACTCGTCGACACGCTCGTCGCCCTGTTCGCGCCGCCGCGCGCGTCGCACGTCCACCACCGGCGGCACGGCAAATTCGGCGAGGCGGACGGCTTTG
This genomic stretch from Massilia putida harbors:
- a CDS encoding bifunctional diguanylate cyclase/phosphodiesterase; amino-acid sequence: MSRRRLPFSLTLAAALTLGGGLVATAVLAVAVSRLEYDNKSLVFEQGTGVRVAALRQGMDDAVEVLNVTNQLFTTVQPVTRAQFHDFTTPLLQRNPYIRAFNFHRVVQGADRAAFEADLRQFQPDLVLREMRGAGRVPVAERARYYVVDYLEPMQGNEAAFGLDVGQNRQIMDALARAQASGRAAVTGLLQLAQAPSAPSFEVLMPVYAQGGRLLGDTAAVISIPTLVKATLARAGLLDDHGIHLRFYGGGRADPARLVYASSDAAPSEPPFALLSAGFTGRAVNTFTVGGQSWTVEAIAAPSPWLADHLASTLLLAGGVLSTLLFCAFVQAAGQRTRKVQELVRERTADLKLTNQRLIDDVLARKRTEKALQESEQRFRQLVAMSSDWYWEQDEQFRFTHVTGDFTEKSGIATERVLGRRRWDYVPALTDTELGRDHIATLEAHEPFRNLEYRVVDDNGEERWFCINGQPIFDETGRFTGYRGTGSDITARKVTEQRVHHVAQHDVLTGLPNRSLLQDRLGQAVAYATRSGHQVWVMLIDLDRFKFVNDSMGHKAGDVLLMTVAARLRSSLRDTDTVARLSGDEFVVILSEHSDQPLTPDIVQRVMDSVAQPVMLGTKEFFVTCSIGVAAFPSDGTPAENLIEHADIAMYRAKKLGRNNFQFYTPAMNEESLERVRIESALRNALERNEFVLHYQPQVDLQTGRIVGMEALIRWKHPELGMVPPSRFVGIAEDTGLIVPIGAWVMRTACAQNKAWQDAGLGKLRVAVNLSARQFSAADLLPGIEAVLNDTGLDPSCLELELTESLFMSDVTPAVELLHRMKSLGVNLSIDDFGTGYSSFSYLSRFPIDVLKIDRSFVNDITHDANDAAIVASIIALAHNLRLSVIAEGVETAEQLDYLRHQGCDEMQGYYFSKPLPAHEFEQLLRQRRSLTAPEDEPQTAVA
- a CDS encoding fused MFS/spermidine synthase, with translation MRTRRGRRTLEFSPGDIQSEMLLARPDALVLAYQRAMMGFMLFAPRPRHIVMVGLGGGSLAKFCHRHFPDARITVLEVRADVIALRAAFHIPPDSARFAVVHADAAAWLAAHPGTADVLLVDGFDARGLPPRLADAPFYADCRRALRPGGVLVANVFTYDPRYPDVMDALHTVFEGQACWFDEVAGNNRIVYALHTPDAAVARRVARFARRRGLGLGLLNRLAIRFILAWIASRSVLTPPHLRPVSHRM
- a CDS encoding GGDEF domain-containing protein, with translation MDSTTMVLALALSNLALCATLFFFEQSGHRRPALPTWGWSRLYQAAGWLLLAIGAAGVVPEGLALPIAYALVFVGVAWESGAAWERAGRLRWRRVTLPALALAVAAFLLCWLVDPIGLRAVAASLILGAFYLSVAAALGRDWAQASMLQRFLALATSLLAVVVGARGALVLLAPAGWGWMTNDMLRQFHSGALYLLALLGGFGWLLLGREREQAELARLEVNDPLTDVPNRRGFFQALAPWMALARRPGQPTALVVFDLDQFKRINDGYGHPAGDVVIAHLLETCKRQLRDSDLLGRLVGVEFAILLPRTSLDDALMVAERMRAAIESERVKTERAMISLTASFGVTTIRPDDSTVTLLARADEALRVAKKAGRNRVEVAASALAPVEE
- a CDS encoding Ppx/GppA phosphatase family protein; this encodes MSTTSPIHAALVLGSDSFRLLVGAVEDGILRPLDSFHAPLRLAAALDAQGCLSPEAMHAAFDCLRAIRDRLNDHALAAVRVVATSTLRMARNSHLFLPAAQQLLGHPVQVLSGEEEAILTYLGVADGTAADGEARMLVLGIGGGSTQLALGSGRRVQKVASLGLGTSRLALTFFGGGRIDAVSFAAAIASTRAKLGDEAPAFGPGRRDRACGASGTIHTLARLLVDNDLGGPITRARLEALAARALTQGGGGAPLAGLGTLRLRDVTAALAILLGLMEELEIDELEVPKTGLRAGVLAELRHGRAALAA
- a CDS encoding substrate-binding periplasmic protein encodes the protein MPRFLRYGLIACCLGAGAPSFAAGQATVPLCFERQEVLPWRTLDGGGLNFELLGEVGRRLGLVFDYQSMPWKRCLAQVKANQVSGAFAVSFSRERLALGGYPGTHGDQGQADPDKRMHVDSYVLMRRKGTRVDWDGKRFANVDGRIGFQLGYSVGDFLRAQNVPVDEGSQQADELVQKLLAGRVVAAAVGGGDAVRLMRTAYAKDIEVLPVALIEKPYYLLLSHAFVAQHPDLAERIWKTIEEVRTSPAYRKRERELAGQQGGSH
- a CDS encoding response regulator, which codes for MRGLADSWRQNIVFRLGAGIVLAVALSTTAYTTWVMHALRREAGARLSERVERQATVLSHALARPLFDINGAAVASVVDALGGTPEVITLHVLAPNGTVLAALGSGAREEGAERIRQKVVYHDGSRDYLVGSIDLAISRRQIDDDLRRQIIQTVAGNLILTLTITLCVLLIGRRMTQPFADIQEALEKLARGETDIHLSGIGRRDQIGRLSSAVRSFRDTLNRLRRAEQVTNGLLREKSVIEQQLRDLNEDLEQKIAARTRELVDSMRMAQGSQAKLQAIVDTALDAVVRMDRQGRIVGWNAQAEKIFGWKGEEVLGRDLDACIVPERHRAAHRNGLARYERSGVGGVLDSRIETYALRRDGVEFPIELAITRVQLATSDDYEFCSFIRDISERREREQSLVAANVRAEAANVAKSEFLANMSHEIRTPMSAIIGMAYLTLRTDLSPKQQDYVGKIHRAALSLLGIINDILDFSKIEAGKLDVEHIPFCLDDVLANVASVTSQKAADKHLEYLFHVPHAIPRMLVGDPLRLGQVLINLVNNAVKFTPAGELELSCTRIESPSRDRFRDDYVTLRFAVRDTGIGMSEQQQGKLFRAFSQANGSTTREYGGTGLGLSISQQLLGLMGGRIVVASHPGKGSTFHFDLEFPLSGEPERVAVAPPELDGARLLLVDDSDVAREIMSEALQALPLRVDVASSGAEAESALLAADAAGDPYSVVLTDWQMPGMNGIELARRIAGNPVLRRPPSTVLVTAFGREEVQQEAEGAGIRGFLCKPIGQSALVDTLVALFAPPRASHVHHRRHGKFGEADGFVARVLLVEDNQVNQQIALELLQVQNIDVDVAANGIEALAMLREGGPQAYDLVLMDLEMPQLDGHAATVELRKDARYDKLPIVAMTAHALAEIRERCLREGMQDYITKPVEPEKLYATLARWIGQAVPPPAPGSVVPDGPTLPGLSTLSGIDSAYGLRHVADNVALYVQLLDRFRATQRDAGAQIRADYQARRLRQAAARAHLLRGVAGNIGARELQTLAQSVEEGLALSAPDRGRLAAGVRALEAAVDATMASLDRYFARAAAAAPPAPAPVASGADGSGFEAVAQLDQLLAEYSGDALDYFETVRPLLAGVLDFDHMARLERHLSRYEFEEARQQLPDTAAANRPDTAET